The Pseudomonadota bacterium genome includes a window with the following:
- a CDS encoding dihydrofolate reductase gives MTSRRVIGAHGALPWRLPADLKRFKALTMGKPVLMGRKTHESIGRVLPGRTNIVMSRNPALSISGCIVVPSMEAVLAWARGCEEIMVIGGGSVYAAALPLAEYIYLTEIHTEVDGDTYFPHYDRGDWIEQSRQDFPADETHRIAHSFIVLKRR, from the coding sequence ATGACCAGCCGGCGTGTGATTGGCGCGCACGGCGCCTTACCGTGGCGTCTCCCCGCCGATTTAAAGCGCTTTAAGGCGCTCACGATGGGGAAGCCGGTGCTCATGGGGCGCAAGACCCACGAGTCCATCGGCCGCGTGCTCCCGGGACGCACCAACATCGTGATGAGCCGCAACCCGGCCCTGAGCATTTCGGGTTGCATCGTGGTCCCAAGCATGGAAGCGGTCCTCGCCTGGGCACGAGGTTGTGAGGAGATCATGGTCATCGGCGGAGGCAGTGTCTATGCCGCCGCGCTTCCGCTTGCTGAGTATATCTATTTAACCGAGATCCACACCGAGGTTGACGGGGATACGTACTTTCCCCATTACGATCGCGGTGACTGGATCGAGCAGTCCCGGCAGGACTTTCCGGCCGACGAAACCCATCGCATTGCGCATAGCTTTATCGTACTCAAACGGCGCTAA